A portion of the Rissa tridactyla isolate bRisTri1 chromosome 19, bRisTri1.patW.cur.20221130, whole genome shotgun sequence genome contains these proteins:
- the ODAD4 gene encoding outer dynein arm-docking complex subunit 4, whose product MAAAAAGSGPAGTFLGFMAEGTLLFRRGEYDKALGCFDNALKLRAADKHCLVARSKCYLKLGDTENSLKDAEASLQSDKTFSKGLYQKAETLYTMGDFEFALVFYHRGNRLRPELQKFRLGIEKSQEAIINCIGSPSSVKLESKEDLCFISRQAEVKKANQKLPIKLPKECTRKQKTVRNPKTERQLLGELYADKAYLEKLLKDKDLMESSTKQGIKVADLVLSGISYLDARSEFWQQQKPIYARVRERKLRQQRWIRDKKQKPAEVGRYIVKSMEDIDMLLSGDAPEESCKKAERVLKTIQGWSDDEVPNKNELIGNLYSCIGNAQLEMGHLEAALQSHKMDLECARQSNLPDAVSRALDNIGRVYARMGKFQQAVDTWEEKIPMAKSSLEKTWLFHEIGQCYLELNKAEAAQNYGQKSLQSADEEGDVEWQLHATVLVAQAQVKLKNYQPAIMNFEKALEKAKLIHDEAAQKAIIIALDYVSKSFIEELNERRKETRVYSLKDYDFTSENTLEPAEREREREGTEAPEEEKQKDEARKDKELGNNKEGKEQKSGAGPKP is encoded by the exons atggcggcggcggcggcgggcagcgggccGGCCGGCACCTTCCTCGGCTTCATGGCCGAGGGGACGCTGCTGTTCCGGCGGGGCGAGTACGACAAGGCCCTCGGCTGCTTCGACAAC GCGCTGAAGCTGAGGGCAGCAGACAAGCACTGTCTGGTTGCCCGCTCAAAATGTTACCTGAAACTTGGAGACACGGAAAATTCCCTGAAAGATGCCGAAGCTTCCCTCCAAAGTGACAAAACTTTCTCCAAG GGGCTTTACCAAAAAGCTGAGACGTTATATACCATGGGTGATTTTGAATTTGCGTTAGTGTTTTATCATCGAGGCAACAGACTACGTCCAGAGCTCCAGAAGTTCAGGCTGGGTATCGAGAAGTCCCAGGAGGCAATCATTAACTGCATTGGAA gtCCGTCCTCAGTTAAACTGGAGAGTAAAGAGGATCTGTGCTTTATAAGCAGGCAGGCAGAG gtcaaaaaagcaaatcagaaaCTCCCAATCAAACTGCCTAAGGAATGCACAAGGAAACAGAAGACTGTGAGGAACCCAAAAACAGAGCGACAGCTTCTTGGAGAGCTTTACGCTGACAAGGCCTACCTAGAAAAGTTGCTCAAGGACAAAG ATTTGATGGAGAGCAGCACAAAGCAGGGGATCAAAGTAGCAGACCTGGTTTTGAGTGGCATTTCCTACCTCGACGCACGCAGTGAAttctggcagcagcagaagcccaTTTATGCCCGTGTGAGAGAGCGCAAGCTCCGGCAACAAAGGTGGATCCGGGACAAGAAGCAAAAACCAGCTGAGGTTGGCAGATACATTGTGAAGAGTATGGAGGACATTGATATGT TGCTGTCTGGCGATGCCCCTGAAGAAAGCTGCAAGAAAGCTGAGCGCGTGCTAAAAACAATACAAGGGTGGTCAGATGATGAAGTTCCCAACAAGAACGAGCTGATTGGAAACCTCTACAGCTGCATTGGGAATGCTCAGCTGGAGATGGGCCACTTGGAGGCGGCTCTGCAAAGCCATAAAATGGATCTGGAATGTGCCAGGCAGAG CAACCTGCCAGATGCCGTATCCAGAGCCCTTGATAACATCGGCAGAGTTTATGCCAGAATGGGCAAATTCCAGCAAGCCGTTGACAC ctgggaggagaagatTCCAATGGCAAaatccagcctggagaagacctgGCTGTTCCATGAAATTGGCCAATGTTACCTGGAGCTGAATAAAGCTGAAGCAGCCCAAAATTATGGACAGAAGTCCCTGCAGTCAGCAGATGAGGAAGGAGACGTTGAGTGGCAGCTCCATGCCACTGTCCTGGTGGCACAAGCACAAG TAAAATTAAAGAATTACCAGCCTGCAATCATGAACTTTGAAAAAGCACTTGAGAAGGCAAAGCTTATTCACGATGAAGCTGCTCAAAAGGCCATCATCATT GCCTTAGATTACGTGAGCAAAAGCTTCATCGAAGAGCTGAacgaaagaagaaaagaaacaagagttTACTCTCTTAAAG ATTATGATTTCACCAGCGAAAACACGCTGGAGCCCGCGGAGAGGGAGCGGGAGAGAGAGGGCACCGAGGCTccggaggaggaaaagcaaaaagacGAGGCCAGGAAGGATAAAGAGCTCGGAAACAACAAAgaagggaaggagcagaagagCGGAGCCGGGCCGAAGCCGTAG
- the CNP gene encoding 2',3'-cyclic-nucleotide 3'-phosphodiesterase isoform X1, with amino-acid sequence MNKGFSKKSHTFLPKIFRKMSTQSAKERPESLQFPFLDDEDTISTLKESKTFLILRGLPGSGKSTLAQAVQDRYKDACKVISVDNYKITPVVRSTIPEEYSKVDEDLVDYCKREISVIVLDDTHHERERLDQLFDIADKYRYKVIFAEPKTQWRLDCLQLKDKNQWKLSVEELKKMKPSLEKEFLPMYFGWFLSKRSSEILRKAGQAFLDELGSLKAFKKESKYFASAVDDPKIKIDLTSYFVKRPPGVLHCTTKYTEFGKAAGAEEYAQQEAVKASYGKGFTLAVSALFITTKTVGARVDLSEQQLLLWPGDADKILPTDNLPKGSRAHITLGCANGVEAIQTGLDLLEFVKLEKAGNKGDQVGEIGGGKLLYFDNGMWMLTLSKKMDVKAIFSGYYGKGKLVPTQSTNKRGSAFSSCTII; translated from the exons ATG AACAAAGGCTTCTCAAAGAAGAGTCACACGTTCCTGcctaaaatatttagaaagatgtCTACTCAGTCAGCGAAAGAAAGACCCGAGAGCTTGCAGTTCCCCTTCCTTGACGATGAAGACACCATCTCCACGCTCAAAGAATCTAAAACCTTTTTGATTTTAAGAGGGCTGCCCGGCAGCGGGAAGTCCACGCTCGCCCAGGCCGTTCAAGACCGGTACAAAGACGCCTGCAAGGTCATCTCTGTCGATAACTATAAAATCACACCTGTAGTAAGAAGCACCATTCCTGAAGAATATTCCAAGGTGGACGAGGATCTAGTTGACTATTGCAAACGAGAGATCAGCGTCATCGTTCTGGATGACACTCACCATGAGAGGGAACGACTGGACCAACTCTTTGACATTGCTGACAAATACCGGTACAAAGTCATCTTTGCCGAGCCCAAAACCCAGTGGCGACTGGATTGTTTGCAGCTGAAGGACAAGAATCAATGGAAACTGTCGGTGGAAGAGCTGAAGAAGATGAAgcccagcctggagaaggaaTTCCTACCCATGTATTTTGGGTGGTTTTTGAGCAAAAGAAGTTCCGAGATCCTGAGGAAGGCTGGCCAGGCCTTCTTAGATGAGCTCGGGAGTCTGAAAGCCTTCAAAAAGGAGAGCAAATACT TTGCTTCCGCTGTTGACGATCCCAAAATAAAAATCGATCTCACCAGCTACTTCGTGAAGAGGCCGCCTGGAGTCTTACACTGCACCACAAAATACACCGAGTTCGGAAAAGCAGCTGGAGCCGAGGAATACGCCCAGCAAGAA gctGTGAAGGCTTCCTACGGCAAAGGCTTCACCCTGGCCGTTTCTGCCCTGTTCATCACCACAAAAACTGTCGGGGCTCGCGTGGACCTGAGcgaacagcagctgctgctgtggcccGGGGACGCCGACAAGATCCTGCCCACCGACAACCTGCCGAAAGGCAGCCGGGCTCACATCACCCTCGGCTGCGCCAACGGCGTGGAAGCCATCCAGACCGGGCTGGATCTGCTGGAGTTTGTGAAACTGGAAAAGGCGGGGAACAAAGGGGATCAAGTGGGGGAAATTGGAGGAGGGAAACTGCTGTATTTTGATAACGGTATGTGGATGCTCACCCTTTCTAAAAAGATGGATGTGAAGGCAATATTCTCAGGGTACTACGGAAAAGGAAAACTTGTGCCGACCCAGAGCACCAACAAACGGGGCTCTGCTTTTAGCTCCTGCACCATCATCTAG
- the CNP gene encoding 2',3'-cyclic-nucleotide 3'-phosphodiesterase isoform X2, with the protein MSTQSAKERPESLQFPFLDDEDTISTLKESKTFLILRGLPGSGKSTLAQAVQDRYKDACKVISVDNYKITPVVRSTIPEEYSKVDEDLVDYCKREISVIVLDDTHHERERLDQLFDIADKYRYKVIFAEPKTQWRLDCLQLKDKNQWKLSVEELKKMKPSLEKEFLPMYFGWFLSKRSSEILRKAGQAFLDELGSLKAFKKESKYFASAVDDPKIKIDLTSYFVKRPPGVLHCTTKYTEFGKAAGAEEYAQQEAVKASYGKGFTLAVSALFITTKTVGARVDLSEQQLLLWPGDADKILPTDNLPKGSRAHITLGCANGVEAIQTGLDLLEFVKLEKAGNKGDQVGEIGGGKLLYFDNGMWMLTLSKKMDVKAIFSGYYGKGKLVPTQSTNKRGSAFSSCTII; encoded by the exons atgtCTACTCAGTCAGCGAAAGAAAGACCCGAGAGCTTGCAGTTCCCCTTCCTTGACGATGAAGACACCATCTCCACGCTCAAAGAATCTAAAACCTTTTTGATTTTAAGAGGGCTGCCCGGCAGCGGGAAGTCCACGCTCGCCCAGGCCGTTCAAGACCGGTACAAAGACGCCTGCAAGGTCATCTCTGTCGATAACTATAAAATCACACCTGTAGTAAGAAGCACCATTCCTGAAGAATATTCCAAGGTGGACGAGGATCTAGTTGACTATTGCAAACGAGAGATCAGCGTCATCGTTCTGGATGACACTCACCATGAGAGGGAACGACTGGACCAACTCTTTGACATTGCTGACAAATACCGGTACAAAGTCATCTTTGCCGAGCCCAAAACCCAGTGGCGACTGGATTGTTTGCAGCTGAAGGACAAGAATCAATGGAAACTGTCGGTGGAAGAGCTGAAGAAGATGAAgcccagcctggagaaggaaTTCCTACCCATGTATTTTGGGTGGTTTTTGAGCAAAAGAAGTTCCGAGATCCTGAGGAAGGCTGGCCAGGCCTTCTTAGATGAGCTCGGGAGTCTGAAAGCCTTCAAAAAGGAGAGCAAATACT TTGCTTCCGCTGTTGACGATCCCAAAATAAAAATCGATCTCACCAGCTACTTCGTGAAGAGGCCGCCTGGAGTCTTACACTGCACCACAAAATACACCGAGTTCGGAAAAGCAGCTGGAGCCGAGGAATACGCCCAGCAAGAA gctGTGAAGGCTTCCTACGGCAAAGGCTTCACCCTGGCCGTTTCTGCCCTGTTCATCACCACAAAAACTGTCGGGGCTCGCGTGGACCTGAGcgaacagcagctgctgctgtggcccGGGGACGCCGACAAGATCCTGCCCACCGACAACCTGCCGAAAGGCAGCCGGGCTCACATCACCCTCGGCTGCGCCAACGGCGTGGAAGCCATCCAGACCGGGCTGGATCTGCTGGAGTTTGTGAAACTGGAAAAGGCGGGGAACAAAGGGGATCAAGTGGGGGAAATTGGAGGAGGGAAACTGCTGTATTTTGATAACGGTATGTGGATGCTCACCCTTTCTAAAAAGATGGATGTGAAGGCAATATTCTCAGGGTACTACGGAAAAGGAAAACTTGTGCCGACCCAGAGCACCAACAAACGGGGCTCTGCTTTTAGCTCCTGCACCATCATCTAG